A single region of the Lysinibacillus sp. B2A1 genome encodes:
- a CDS encoding 2-deoxy-D-gluconate 3-dehydrogenase, which produces MIDITELFNLKGKKIIVTGGAQGIGHEFVKAFKQAGAEIVVLDISDKVTSLNSLNVGYIKCDLMEVEKIKLYFKQALELLDGKVDVLINCAGIIKRSPAVDVPLDTWQKIFNLNVLSLFELSRLAAVEMKKFGQGKIINLSSIVSIVGAYNSSPYSASKGAVLQLTKSLSNEWAQYGIQVNAIAPGYILTDMNSDILQDPVRKKEFEDRIPSKKWGDPQDIVGTAMFLATKASDYVTGILIPVDGGVLSR; this is translated from the coding sequence ATGATAGACATCACTGAACTTTTTAATCTAAAAGGAAAAAAAATAATTGTAACTGGTGGGGCTCAGGGAATTGGACACGAATTTGTTAAGGCCTTTAAGCAGGCTGGAGCTGAAATTGTTGTTTTAGATATTTCTGATAAAGTAACGTCACTGAACTCTTTGAATGTTGGCTATATTAAGTGTGACTTAATGGAAGTCGAGAAAATAAAACTATATTTTAAACAAGCTTTAGAGCTATTAGATGGAAAAGTAGATGTTCTTATCAACTGCGCGGGCATTATTAAACGTAGTCCAGCGGTGGATGTACCATTAGATACATGGCAAAAAATATTTAACTTAAATGTCCTATCTTTATTTGAATTAAGTCGATTAGCTGCAGTCGAAATGAAGAAATTTGGACAAGGTAAAATTATTAATCTAAGCTCCATCGTATCCATTGTTGGGGCGTACAATTCTTCACCTTATTCAGCAAGTAAGGGAGCAGTACTACAATTAACAAAATCATTATCTAATGAATGGGCTCAATATGGGATTCAAGTAAATGCCATTGCCCCAGGGTATATTTTAACAGATATGAATTCCGATATTTTACAGGATCCAGTACGTAAAAAAGAATTTGAGGATCGCATTCCATCTAAAAAATGGGGTGATCCTCAAGATATTGTAGGGACGGCAATGTTTTTGGCTACCAAAGCATCTGATTATGTTACAGGTATTTTAATCCCAGTCGATGGAGGTGTTTTATCACGATGA
- the lpdA gene encoding dihydrolipoyl dehydrogenase codes for MTTFDVIIIGGGPGGYVAALRGASEGLRVALIEAEQLGGTCLNQGCIPSKTYLKNAEILEEIEQGKQRGILVKDVDFSMEGMVSYKNSVLNNLRMGIQSLLKARKIEVFNGLGLIKNSQEVEVISNNEKTTLSTKNIIIATGSRPLIPKVDGLENVQYHTTDTIFDLKTLPKSMTIVGGGVIGVELADVFSSLGSKVTIIEYSNRIIAMEDEEASKALHKKLHDKGINILTNHLVTSVSEENGCKMLVVEKKSGEKDVISSEELLIAVGRTPNNSATKHIDLAYNGAFIKVNDYLQTNISSIYAVGDVIGGYQLAHVASAEGLTVIENILGNQKKMDYSIVPRCIYTNLQIASIGQSENDLKSKGVDYTVTKYNLFGNGKAQTLGKKDGFVKVFTDSKYGEIYGMCMVGPYVTELIGQGSAYMSLEGTVYEMAEMIQPHPSLSEIFMEVANLSIGKGVH; via the coding sequence ATGACAACATTTGATGTAATCATAATTGGCGGAGGCCCTGGCGGATATGTTGCTGCGTTGAGGGGAGCTAGTGAAGGACTAAGGGTTGCGCTTATAGAGGCCGAGCAGCTTGGTGGAACTTGCCTGAATCAAGGCTGTATCCCATCAAAAACCTATCTAAAAAATGCAGAAATACTAGAGGAAATTGAGCAAGGAAAGCAACGTGGGATTTTAGTAAAAGATGTTGATTTTTCGATGGAGGGTATGGTTTCCTACAAAAATTCCGTTCTCAATAATTTAAGAATGGGTATTCAATCTTTATTAAAAGCTAGAAAAATAGAAGTATTTAATGGATTAGGATTAATAAAAAATTCTCAAGAGGTTGAAGTCATTTCAAATAATGAAAAGACTACTCTTTCAACAAAAAATATTATTATTGCAACAGGAAGCCGTCCACTTATTCCGAAAGTAGATGGCTTAGAGAATGTGCAATATCATACAACAGATACAATTTTTGATCTTAAAACATTACCGAAATCTATGACGATTGTTGGTGGTGGGGTAATAGGCGTAGAGCTAGCAGATGTATTTAGCAGTTTAGGATCGAAAGTGACTATTATTGAATATAGCAACAGAATTATTGCTATGGAGGATGAGGAAGCCTCAAAAGCTTTACACAAAAAGCTTCACGACAAAGGAATTAATATTTTAACAAACCACCTTGTGACAAGTGTAAGTGAAGAAAATGGATGTAAGATGCTAGTGGTTGAGAAGAAATCGGGCGAGAAAGATGTCATTTCTTCAGAAGAGCTACTTATCGCAGTAGGGCGGACACCTAACAATTCGGCGACCAAGCACATAGATCTAGCATATAATGGAGCATTTATTAAAGTTAATGACTATTTACAAACAAATATTTCAAGTATTTATGCTGTCGGAGATGTAATAGGTGGATACCAGCTTGCTCACGTTGCAAGTGCAGAAGGGTTAACTGTTATTGAGAATATTTTAGGCAATCAAAAGAAAATGGATTATTCTATCGTGCCACGATGCATTTATACAAATTTACAAATTGCAAGTATTGGCCAATCAGAAAATGACTTGAAAAGTAAGGGTGTTGATTACACAGTTACTAAATATAATCTTTTTGGAAATGGAAAAGCTCAGACTTTAGGAAAAAAAGATGGCTTTGTCAAAGTATTTACAGATTCTAAATATGGTGAAATTTATGGTATGTGTATGGTAGGTCCATATGTAACAGAATTAATTGGACAAGGGTCGGCATATATGAGTCTGGAAGGTACCGTGTATGAAATGGCTGAGATGATTCAACCTCATCCTTCTCTGTCTGAAATATTTATGGAAGTAGCTAATTTAAGTATTGGTAAAGGGGTTCATTAA
- a CDS encoding branched-chain alpha-keto acid dehydrogenase subunit E2 has translation MAREVVMPKLGATMEEGIIVSWLVNDGEFIEEGDPIAEIQTDKIVLEVEAESSGHLLKKLYDAGSTVKVHEVIAYMGEENEAIEQIENFSESKDNKLEEVNEEEKVRKTPAANKLAKDNGVDLSLVPGTGPNSRVQKQDVENYLQQDTSKITPLAQKMVKDLKIDDKDLIGSGQHGKITKKDVLSAVTKTTSTQERESSQLKKVPLKGMRKVIAERMSESYYTAPHVTLTTEINMTECVILRKQLLPVIEKETGYRLSYNDLIVKAVAHTLSKNKALNISLQNNEIYFYEEVNIGFAVSLDEGLVVPVIENTDQIGLAEIVKRSKEIVANIKNGKLSPEYFENGTFTISNLGMYAVDSFTPIINQPQSAILGVGRIVEKPVVKNGEVVINSMMQLSLSFDHRVIDGAPAAQFMTDLKENLENPFRMLV, from the coding sequence ATGGCAAGAGAAGTGGTAATGCCCAAATTAGGAGCAACGATGGAGGAGGGCATCATTGTTAGTTGGCTAGTAAATGATGGTGAGTTTATCGAGGAAGGTGATCCCATTGCTGAAATTCAAACAGATAAAATTGTTCTAGAAGTAGAAGCTGAATCTTCAGGACATCTATTAAAAAAATTATATGATGCAGGTAGTACAGTAAAAGTACATGAAGTTATTGCCTATATGGGTGAAGAAAATGAGGCAATAGAGCAAATTGAAAACTTCTCAGAATCTAAAGATAATAAATTGGAAGAAGTCAATGAGGAAGAAAAAGTGCGAAAAACACCTGCTGCCAACAAGCTTGCAAAAGACAATGGGGTTGACCTTTCCCTTGTACCTGGAACAGGTCCGAACAGTCGCGTACAAAAACAGGATGTTGAAAATTACTTACAACAAGATACATCTAAAATCACGCCATTGGCACAAAAGATGGTTAAAGATCTAAAGATAGATGATAAAGATTTAATTGGCTCAGGACAGCACGGTAAAATAACGAAAAAGGATGTCTTGTCTGCTGTTACTAAGACAACATCAACACAAGAGAGAGAATCTTCACAGCTGAAAAAAGTACCGTTAAAAGGCATGAGAAAAGTCATTGCAGAGCGAATGAGCGAAAGCTATTACACTGCACCACATGTAACATTGACAACAGAGATCAATATGACGGAATGTGTAATTCTGCGTAAGCAATTACTACCTGTCATTGAGAAAGAAACAGGATATCGATTATCCTATAACGATTTAATTGTTAAAGCAGTTGCACATACATTATCTAAAAACAAAGCATTAAATATTTCATTACAGAATAACGAAATTTATTTTTATGAAGAGGTCAATATTGGATTTGCTGTTTCCCTAGATGAAGGTTTAGTAGTACCGGTAATTGAAAATACAGATCAAATAGGCTTAGCGGAGATTGTAAAAAGAAGTAAGGAAATAGTTGCAAACATAAAGAATGGAAAACTAAGTCCAGAGTATTTTGAAAATGGTACTTTTACGATTAGTAATCTAGGTATGTATGCTGTTGATTCATTTACACCGATTATTAATCAGCCACAGTCAGCGATTTTAGGTGTAGGAAGAATTGTGGAAAAGCCAGTTGTAAAAAATGGCGAGGTAGTTATAAATTCAATGATGCAATTATCATTATCGTTTGATCATCGAGTAATTGACGGAGCACCGGCTGCTCAGTTTATGACAGACTTGAAAGAAAATCTAGAAAATCCATTTAGAATGCTTGTTTAA
- a CDS encoding alpha-ketoacid dehydrogenase subunit beta — MREISYSEAIKEAMTQVMREDNDVFIMGEDIGVYGGAFGVTSGMIDEFGPERVRITPISEAAISGCAVGSAMTGMRPILEIQFSDFVVIAMDNIVNQAAKMRYMFGGKAKVPMVVRLPAGSGAGFAAQHSQSLEAWMTHIPGLKVVQPSNAYDAKGLLKAAIKDDNPVLFYEHKMLYNQKGDVPEESYEIPLGVADIKREGKDITIIATGMMVNHAVEAAQQLEQEGIDVEVIDPRTLVPLDEKAILESVKKTGRVLVVYEAVKRGGFGTEIVSLIAESDAFDYLDAPILRLGGVEAPIPYNPKLEKAAIPQVSDIYQKCLELMNK; from the coding sequence ATGAGAGAAATTAGTTATTCAGAAGCTATTAAAGAAGCAATGACTCAAGTAATGCGTGAAGATAATGATGTATTTATTATGGGGGAAGACATCGGAGTATATGGTGGTGCATTTGGTGTCACAAGTGGAATGATTGATGAATTTGGACCTGAACGAGTTCGCATTACTCCTATTTCAGAAGCAGCAATTAGTGGCTGTGCGGTTGGATCAGCAATGACAGGAATGCGTCCAATTTTAGAAATTCAATTTTCGGATTTTGTTGTAATTGCTATGGATAATATTGTAAACCAAGCGGCCAAAATGCGTTATATGTTTGGAGGAAAAGCAAAAGTTCCAATGGTAGTTAGATTACCAGCTGGCTCCGGTGCAGGATTTGCAGCACAACATTCACAGAGCTTAGAAGCTTGGATGACACATATACCAGGCTTAAAAGTTGTACAACCTTCTAATGCATACGATGCTAAGGGCTTACTAAAAGCTGCAATCAAAGATGACAATCCAGTTCTATTCTATGAGCATAAGATGCTTTATAACCAAAAAGGAGATGTTCCTGAAGAATCTTATGAAATTCCTCTTGGTGTGGCAGATATTAAACGAGAGGGGAAGGACATTACTATTATTGCCACAGGTATGATGGTAAATCATGCGGTAGAGGCTGCACAACAGCTAGAACAAGAGGGAATTGATGTGGAGGTAATTGACCCACGGACACTTGTTCCGTTAGATGAAAAAGCGATTTTGGAATCTGTAAAGAAAACTGGAAGAGTACTAGTCGTATATGAGGCAGTGAAAAGAGGCGGATTTGGTACAGAAATTGTTAGTTTAATCGCAGAGAGTGATGCCTTTGATTACTTAGATGCACCGATTTTACGATTAGGTGGAGTAGAGGCACCAATACCATACAACCCAAAACTTGAAAAGGCTGCAATCCCTCAAGTATCAGATATTTATCAAAAATGTTTGGAATTAATGAACAAATAG
- a CDS encoding pyruvate dehydrogenase, which yields MSNELLFQELGLDNQDLKKMLYDMILIRKFEETLKQLYQQGKIHGTMHLCIGQEATAVGACFPLNNEDKITSTHRGHGHSIAKGTDVKKMVAELLGKVTGHCKGKGGSMHIADMTIGNLGANGIVAAGLPLGVGAALTSKMKELGYVVLCFFGDGATNEGAFHESLNLASIWKLPVIFFCENNLYGMSGSIKEMTNIESIAVRGSSYGIPSETINGNNILEVIKATQDAVERAKQGKGPTLIEAETYRWEGHSRSDARKYRTREEEKEWKKAKDPIEAFKEILILNNVINENEFIELNEKAQNQMEEAVEYAENSDDPSLDTLMTDIYA from the coding sequence ATGTCAAATGAATTATTATTTCAAGAATTAGGCTTAGACAATCAGGATTTAAAGAAAATGTTGTATGACATGATTCTCATCAGAAAGTTCGAAGAGACACTGAAACAACTATATCAACAAGGTAAAATTCATGGAACTATGCATCTATGTATTGGTCAGGAAGCCACAGCAGTAGGTGCTTGTTTCCCACTAAATAATGAAGATAAGATTACAAGCACACATCGTGGTCATGGACACAGTATTGCTAAAGGAACAGATGTTAAAAAGATGGTCGCAGAGCTACTTGGAAAGGTAACAGGTCATTGCAAGGGTAAAGGGGGTTCAATGCATATTGCTGATATGACAATTGGTAATCTAGGCGCAAATGGCATTGTAGCGGCTGGTCTACCACTTGGTGTCGGCGCAGCTTTAACATCTAAAATGAAGGAATTAGGCTATGTAGTACTTTGCTTCTTTGGAGATGGTGCAACAAATGAAGGGGCGTTCCACGAATCTTTGAATCTTGCTTCAATATGGAAGCTTCCAGTAATTTTCTTCTGTGAAAATAATTTATATGGAATGTCAGGCTCTATTAAAGAAATGACAAATATAGAGTCCATTGCTGTCAGAGGATCAAGCTACGGAATCCCAAGCGAAACCATTAATGGTAATAACATTTTAGAGGTTATTAAAGCAACACAAGATGCAGTTGAACGTGCGAAACAGGGGAAGGGTCCTACTTTAATTGAAGCAGAAACTTATCGATGGGAAGGGCATTCAAGAAGTGATGCTCGAAAATATAGAACACGCGAAGAGGAGAAGGAGTGGAAGAAAGCAAAGGATCCAATCGAAGCTTTTAAGGAAATTCTAATTTTAAATAATGTCATAAATGAAAACGAATTCATAGAGTTAAACGAAAAAGCTCAAAACCAGATGGAAGAAGCGGTTGAATATGCTGAAAATAGTGATGATCCAAGTTTAGATACTTTAATGACAGATATTTACGCCTAG
- a CDS encoding transcriptional regulator, producing the protein MFYNQLKLLGVIEWDQNRDVLVCNETAKTYEKFFDDIKKQVSNGYTYFCMLNSNLEINVLNNVEDFSKLTIFLLPLTESVSLNQEIDKLDNLKKELDEVINSSFDGIVISDAKGKIMYQNPAYERITELSTEFCIGKNLQSLVDKGIIDVSASLKAIKGNRAITISQKIKTGKSVLVSAVPIRNKQGEIIKIVNNVRDLTQLNNLETEIQQLEIKNQRIHEELQQLKGISDPKYSIIAHSTQMKDVIDRALRVAQIDSGVLIQGPSGVGKEKIVDLIHRNSIRKDGPLIKINCGAIPESLLESELFGYESGSFTGATKKGKAGLFEAANNGTIFLDEIGEMPLQLQVKLLRILQEREVVRIGGTTPIQVDVRVIAATNRNLSDMIEETKFREDLYYRLNIIPIKIPPLEQRVEDIIPLIYHFTNNLNIKYGLNRSFSSEVLETFANYKWPGNVRELQNIVERVVLMSQHSEITMDDLQRELNLNSDSIQVSNSNTLITHHLPLKDQVESFEESIIREAIKIYPSIRKAAIALKIDQSTLVRKLQKYKIENHS; encoded by the coding sequence ATGTTTTACAATCAATTAAAATTACTTGGGGTTATAGAGTGGGATCAAAATAGAGATGTTCTAGTATGTAATGAAACTGCCAAGACTTATGAAAAATTTTTTGATGATATAAAAAAACAAGTTTCTAATGGTTATACGTATTTTTGTATGTTGAATTCGAACTTGGAAATAAATGTTTTAAACAATGTTGAGGATTTTTCTAAGCTAACAATTTTTTTATTACCTCTAACAGAATCCGTTAGCTTAAATCAGGAAATTGATAAATTGGATAATTTAAAAAAAGAACTTGATGAAGTTATTAATTCATCATTCGACGGCATTGTTATTTCTGATGCCAAAGGGAAGATTATGTATCAGAATCCTGCCTATGAAAGAATTACAGAGCTTTCAACTGAATTTTGTATAGGAAAAAACCTACAATCCTTAGTAGACAAAGGAATTATTGATGTTTCTGCATCATTGAAGGCTATCAAGGGGAATCGTGCTATTACAATAAGTCAGAAGATTAAAACAGGGAAAAGTGTTTTAGTTTCAGCCGTTCCAATTAGAAACAAGCAAGGGGAAATCATAAAAATTGTGAATAATGTTCGTGACCTAACCCAACTAAATAATTTAGAGACAGAAATTCAACAATTAGAAATTAAAAATCAAAGAATCCATGAAGAGCTGCAACAATTAAAAGGGATTAGTGATCCGAAATATTCAATTATTGCACATTCTACACAAATGAAAGATGTCATCGACCGGGCTTTAAGAGTTGCTCAAATTGATTCAGGCGTACTAATTCAAGGGCCATCTGGTGTAGGAAAAGAAAAAATAGTTGATTTAATACACCGAAATAGTATTCGCAAGGATGGACCATTGATTAAAATTAATTGTGGAGCAATCCCTGAATCTCTTCTTGAATCAGAATTATTTGGATATGAATCAGGTTCTTTTACTGGTGCCACAAAAAAAGGCAAGGCTGGATTATTTGAGGCCGCTAATAATGGGACAATCTTTTTAGATGAAATTGGAGAAATGCCACTCCAGCTTCAAGTAAAACTCTTACGAATACTTCAAGAACGGGAAGTTGTGCGCATAGGCGGTACAACACCCATTCAAGTAGACGTCCGTGTAATTGCAGCAACAAACAGGAATTTATCGGATATGATTGAAGAGACGAAATTTAGAGAGGATTTATACTATCGACTTAATATTATCCCAATCAAAATTCCGCCGCTTGAGCAAAGAGTAGAGGATATCATTCCTCTTATTTATCATTTTACGAATAATTTAAATATTAAATATGGATTAAACCGTTCTTTTTCATCTGAAGTGCTTGAAACGTTTGCCAACTATAAATGGCCAGGGAATGTCAGAGAGTTACAGAACATCGTAGAGCGAGTTGTTTTAATGAGTCAACATTCAGAGATTACGATGGATGATTTACAAAGAGAATTAAACTTAAATAGCGATAGTATTCAAGTATCAAATAGCAATACATTAATTACTCATCATTTACCGTTAAAGGATCAAGTTGAATCGTTTGAGGAAAGTATTATTCGAGAAGCAATTAAAATTTATCCTAGTATAAGAAAAGCAGCAATTGCATTAAAAATAGATCAATCCACACTTGTAAGAAAACTACAAAAGTATAAAATAGAGAACCATTCATAA
- a CDS encoding C4-dicarboxylate ABC transporter permease, with protein MLGAIGILTIVFILCLLINIPIAIALAISALTVVLIEGTIPISFLIQATFTSNDSFSLLAVPFFILAGELMSTGGISRRLIDFFKSMVGSWTGSLGLITILASLIFAAISGSGAATVASIGGIMIPHMINSGYKKPYAAALTASAGALGPIIPPSIVFIFYGIMAGVSISDLFIAGIVPGLLIAVILIIINYIVCKKEGYVDQQPEEEKIGFWRSLNEAKFGLLAPIIILGGIYGGIVTPTEAAVVAVVYSLIVSIFIYKELRFSDLMDVFLKAAVTSGSVMIFVGTATFFGKILTLEQVPQYIANGISDFTTNPIIVLVLINLFLLVVGMFIETVAALLIFVPLLLPIVIPLGVDPLHFGMIVCFNLTLGLLTPPLGLNLFIGAKVANIRFEETFKHLTPILVALLILLGVITFVPQLTLFLPELLSSK; from the coding sequence ATGTTAGGGGCCATTGGAATTCTCACAATTGTATTTATTCTATGTCTATTAATAAATATCCCAATTGCAATTGCTTTAGCTATTTCTGCGTTAACTGTTGTTTTAATTGAAGGAACAATACCTATTTCATTTCTCATTCAAGCGACATTTACATCGAATGATTCGTTCTCATTATTAGCTGTACCATTTTTCATCTTAGCTGGTGAATTAATGAGTACAGGGGGGATTTCTAGAAGACTTATTGATTTCTTCAAATCAATGGTGGGCTCCTGGACAGGAAGCTTAGGTTTAATTACAATACTTGCAAGTTTGATTTTTGCAGCAATCTCTGGATCAGGTGCAGCAACGGTCGCTAGTATCGGCGGAATTATGATACCACACATGATTAACAGTGGTTATAAGAAACCATACGCCGCAGCATTAACAGCAAGTGCAGGTGCCCTCGGTCCTATCATACCACCAAGTATTGTCTTTATTTTCTACGGGATCATGGCAGGGGTATCAATTAGTGACTTATTTATCGCTGGTATTGTCCCGGGTTTATTAATTGCAGTAATATTAATCATCATTAACTATATTGTATGTAAAAAAGAAGGCTATGTGGACCAACAACCAGAGGAAGAAAAAATAGGTTTTTGGCGATCATTAAATGAAGCAAAGTTTGGATTATTAGCCCCTATTATTATTTTAGGTGGGATTTATGGTGGTATTGTAACGCCTACGGAAGCAGCGGTAGTAGCTGTTGTTTATAGCTTAATCGTAAGTATATTCATTTATAAAGAATTACGATTCAGTGATTTAATGGATGTATTTTTAAAAGCTGCCGTTACATCTGGTTCTGTCATGATTTTCGTTGGTACCGCAACGTTCTTCGGTAAAATTTTAACATTAGAGCAAGTACCACAATATATAGCTAATGGTATTTCAGACTTTACAACAAATCCGATTATCGTTTTAGTGTTAATTAACCTTTTCTTATTAGTTGTAGGAATGTTTATTGAAACTGTTGCAGCGTTATTAATATTTGTACCATTACTATTACCAATCGTTATACCTTTAGGAGTAGATCCATTACATTTTGGAATGATTGTATGCTTTAACCTGACGTTAGGCTTATTAACACCACCATTAGGATTAAATCTGTTTATTGGCGCAAAAGTGGCAAATATACGTTTTGAAGAAACCTTTAAACATTTAACGCCTATTTTAGTTGCGTTACTAATATTACTGGGCGTCATTACATTTGTGCCTCAACTAACATTATTTTTACCAGAGTTACTATCTAGTAAGTAA
- a CDS encoding TRAP transporter small permease: MEKPMKKPIEAYASFAILLIMTLVMFAAVVSRYVFNSSIVWAEELSRYLFVWFVFISASYAVITKAHIRVEALNMIIPKKIRPYVNLIGSFIWMLFSLYISYLGFQYAFNLYKQSATSAALNLPMGVVYLGIPIGYFLMAIRIFVVEILDIFVKRKEGEK, translated from the coding sequence ATGGAGAAGCCTATGAAGAAACCAATTGAAGCTTATGCTAGCTTTGCAATTCTATTAATTATGACATTAGTCATGTTTGCAGCTGTGGTTTCAAGATATGTTTTTAACTCCTCAATTGTTTGGGCAGAAGAACTATCAAGATATTTGTTTGTTTGGTTTGTTTTTATTAGTGCAAGCTATGCTGTCATTACGAAAGCACATATTAGAGTAGAAGCATTGAATATGATTATCCCCAAAAAAATTCGGCCATATGTGAACTTGATAGGTAGTTTTATATGGATGCTGTTCAGTTTATATATTTCGTATCTAGGCTTTCAATATGCATTTAATTTATATAAACAAAGCGCAACTTCAGCAGCACTTAATTTACCAATGGGGGTGGTCTATTTAGGGATTCCAATTGGGTATTTTTTAATGGCTATAAGAATTTTTGTAGTGGAGATATTAGATATTTTTGTAAAGAGAAAAGAGGGTGAGAAATAA